The following nucleotide sequence is from Deltaproteobacteria bacterium GWA2_45_12.
GCTTTATCATCTATCGCAGAATCTTAGATGAGAGTGATATTCTTTATTTGGCGGTTCACCCAAAAATGCAAAGAGAAGGCGTCGCCGGCCAGCTTTTAGAATGGATGGTTTCTGTAGAACCTGGGTTAAGGCAGATCACCCTGGAAGTGCGGGCTTCAAATCACACAGCTCAAAAATTTTATGAGGGTTGCGGCTTTTCTGTCCTTGCTAAACGAACCAAGTATTATCATGATGGCGAAGACGCGTTGGTGATGATGAAAACGCTGTCATCCCCGCCACGTGACCCCGCGATGCGGGGTCCTGATAGCGGGGATCCAGTAGTGGGCCCCCGCCCTTAGAAATCCCGCGTAGCGGGATTGGCGTTGCGGGGGTGACAGATCAAGATTATGTACTCACTCCTCCGCTCCATACTTTTTCAGCTCAATCCTGAGCTGGCCCATCATTGGGTCAAGGCTTCCGGTTTTGTCTGGCCTTCCTTTCTGGTTTCAAAATTAACCCATGTCCGTTCTTCAAGGCTTGAAGTAAATGTTTCGGGGATCCATTTTTCTAATCCTGTGGGGTTGGCTGCCGGCTTTGATAAAAATGCCGAGATGATTTCCATGCTTTATTCCCTGGGGTTTGGGTTTTTGGAGCTGGGTTCTGTCACTTTAAAAAAGTGTGAAGGAAACCCCCAGCCCCGTATTTTCAGGCTTCCCAAAGATAAGTCGATGATTAACCGCATGGGGTTACCTAATGTGGGAGTTGATGATTTTGTATCCAATATTTTAAAATCAAAAGCAAGATTTCCCCTTTTGGTCAATGTGGCAAAAGCCCCCTCATCGGTTTCTAAAACTCCGGAAAAAAGTATCGAAGAAATCATTCATGTTCTTCAAAAAATTCCTGAGGTGGGAAGTATCGTTATTCTTAATTTAAGTTGTCCCAACACAAGTGATGGAAAAACATTTGAGTCCCCCGGTTCATTTGAAAAACTGGCTAAAGAAGTGGCCCTGTTTAGAAAAGAAAAGAAAGAGGCTCGTCCTTACTGGATTAAAATTTCGCCCGATTTGGAAGACGATGATCGAACCAAAATCATTGAAAAGGCCATCGATCATGGAATGGACGGTTTTGTTGTTGGAAATACCTCAACTTCGCGAGAAAATCTAACAACAAGTAAGCAGCAGCTTCAGAAAATAGGCCACGGGGGTTTAAGTGGAGCGGCCATTACCGAAAGATCAAACCAGCAATTGGAAAAAGTGTTCAGACAGGTGGGGGATTCCAAAACCCTGGTGGGGGTAGGGGGGATCATGGGCCTAAAAGACCTGGCGGCGAAGCTTGCCCGTGGGGCCAGTCTTTTTGAGGTGTATACGGGGCTCATTTACGGGGGGCCCTTGTTTATACGTCGTTTAAACAGGGGGCTTGACGCTCTTTGTCATCGGTTGGGGGTTAAAAATTATCTGGAATTACGTGGGCAAAGAGGGGTTGAANNNNNNNNNNNNNNNNNNNNNNNNNNNNNNNNNNNNNNNNNNNNNNNNNNNN
It contains:
- a CDS encoding dihydroorotate dehydrogenase (quinone); this translates as MYSLLRSILFQLNPELAHHWVKASGFVWPSFLVSKLTHVRSSRLEVNVSGIHFSNPVGLAAGFDKNAEMISMLYSLGFGFLELGSVTLKKCEGNPQPRIFRLPKDKSMINRMGLPNVGVDDFVSNILKSKARFPLLVNVAKAPSSVSKTPEKSIEEIIHVLQKIPEVGSIVILNLSCPNTSDGKTFESPGSFEKLAKEVALFRKEKKEARPYWIKISPDLEDDDRTKIIEKAIDHGMDGFVVGNTSTSRENLTTSKQQLQKIGHGGLSGAAITERSNQQLEKVFRQVGDSKTLVGVGGIMGLKDLAAKLARGASLFEVYTGLIYGGPLFIRRLNRGLDALCHRLGVKNYLELRGQRGVE